The Pseudomonas sp. FP2309 genome has a window encoding:
- a CDS encoding efflux RND transporter permease subunit, producing the protein MNFSKFFISRPIFAAVLSLLILIAGAISLFQLPISEYPEVVPPTVVVRANFPGANPKVIGETVAAPLEQAITGVENMLYMSSQSTADGKLTLTITFALGTDLDNAQVQVQNRVTRTQPKLPEEVTRIGITVDKASPDLTMVVHLTSPDQRYDMLYLSNYAILNIKDELARLGGVGDVQLFGMGDYSLRVWLDPNKTASRNLTATDVVTAIREQNRQVAAGALGAQPAPSDTSFQLSVNTQGRLVTEEEFENIVIRAGANGEITRLKDIARVELGSSQYALRSLIDNQPAVAIPIFQRPGSNAIDISNDVRAKMAELKKSFPAGMDYRIAYDPTIFVRGSIEAVVHTLFEALILVVLVVILFLQTWRASIIPLVAVPVSLIGTFAVMHLFGFSLNALSLFGLVLAIGIVVDDAIVVVENVERNIELGLEPFPATEKAMSEVTGPIIATALVLCAVFIPAAFISGLTGQFYKQFALTIAISTVISAFNSLTLSPALAAVLLRSHDAPKDRFSKFLDKLFGGWLFRPFNRFFEKASHGYVGTVRRVIRGSGIALFVYAGLMVLTFFGFAHTPTGFVPAQDKQYLVAFAQLPDAASLDRTENVMKRMSDIALKQPGVEAAIAFPGLSINGFTNSPNSGIVFVTLKPFDERKDASMSAGAIAGALNGQYANIEEAYMAIFPPPPVQGLGTIGGFRLQIEDRGNLGYDELYKEVQNVITKSRSVPELFGLFTSYTVNVPQVDAAIDREKAKTHGVAISDIFDTLQVYLGSLYANDFNRFGRTYQVNVQAEQQFRQDADQIGQLKVRNNKGEMIPLATFIKVSDTSGPDRVMHYNGFITAEINGNAAPGYSSGQAQAAIEKLLKEELPNGMTYEWTDLTYQQILSGNTALFVFPLCVLLAFLVLAAQYESWSLPLAVILIVPMTLLSAITGVIISGGDNNIFTQIGLIVLVGLACKNAILIVEFAKDKQQEGLDPLAAVLEACRLRLRPILMTSFAFIMGVVPLVLSSGAGAEMRHAMGVAVFSGMIGVTFFGLLLTPVFYVLIRRYVERSEARKAAKALKLETQQ; encoded by the coding sequence ATGAATTTTTCCAAGTTCTTCATTTCGCGGCCGATCTTCGCGGCGGTGCTCTCGCTGTTGATCCTGATCGCCGGCGCGATTTCGCTGTTCCAATTGCCGATCAGCGAATACCCGGAAGTGGTACCGCCCACCGTGGTGGTGCGCGCCAACTTCCCCGGCGCCAACCCCAAGGTCATCGGTGAAACCGTTGCAGCCCCGCTGGAACAAGCCATCACCGGTGTCGAGAACATGCTGTACATGTCCTCGCAATCGACCGCCGACGGCAAACTGACCCTGACCATCACCTTCGCCCTGGGCACCGACCTGGACAACGCACAGGTGCAGGTGCAGAACCGGGTGACCCGCACGCAGCCAAAGCTGCCTGAGGAAGTCACGCGCATCGGTATCACCGTGGACAAGGCCTCCCCCGACCTGACCATGGTGGTGCACTTGACCTCCCCGGATCAGCGCTACGACATGCTCTACCTGTCCAACTACGCGATCCTCAATATCAAGGATGAGTTGGCGCGTCTGGGTGGTGTGGGCGATGTACAGCTGTTCGGCATGGGCGATTACTCCCTGCGCGTCTGGCTGGACCCGAACAAAACCGCCTCGCGCAACCTCACCGCCACCGACGTGGTGACGGCGATCCGCGAGCAGAACCGCCAGGTCGCGGCCGGCGCCTTGGGCGCACAGCCTGCGCCGTCCGACACCAGCTTTCAGTTATCGGTCAATACCCAAGGGCGCCTGGTGACCGAGGAAGAGTTCGAGAACATCGTGATTCGCGCCGGCGCCAACGGTGAAATCACGCGCCTCAAGGACATCGCCAGAGTCGAACTGGGCTCCAGCCAATACGCGCTGCGCTCGCTGATCGATAACCAGCCGGCCGTTGCGATTCCGATCTTCCAGCGCCCCGGTTCGAATGCCATCGACATCTCCAACGATGTGCGCGCCAAGATGGCCGAGCTGAAAAAGAGTTTCCCGGCGGGTATGGATTACCGCATTGCGTACGACCCGACGATCTTTGTACGCGGTTCCATCGAAGCGGTTGTGCACACCCTGTTCGAAGCGCTGATCCTCGTGGTGCTGGTGGTCATCCTGTTCCTGCAGACCTGGCGCGCCTCGATCATTCCGTTGGTGGCGGTGCCGGTATCCTTGATCGGTACGTTTGCGGTGATGCACCTGTTCGGGTTCTCGCTCAATGCCCTGTCGCTGTTTGGCCTGGTACTGGCCATCGGTATCGTGGTGGACGACGCCATCGTGGTAGTGGAGAACGTCGAACGTAATATCGAGCTGGGCCTGGAGCCGTTCCCGGCCACTGAAAAAGCCATGAGCGAGGTGACCGGACCGATCATCGCCACGGCACTGGTGCTGTGTGCGGTGTTCATTCCAGCCGCGTTCATCAGTGGCTTGACCGGGCAGTTCTACAAACAGTTCGCCTTGACCATTGCGATCTCGACGGTGATCTCGGCGTTCAACTCGCTGACCCTGTCCCCTGCCCTGGCTGCCGTACTGCTGCGCAGTCACGATGCACCGAAGGATCGCTTCTCGAAGTTCCTCGACAAGCTGTTTGGCGGCTGGCTGTTCCGCCCCTTCAACCGCTTTTTTGAAAAGGCCAGCCATGGCTACGTGGGCACGGTACGCCGGGTGATTCGCGGCAGTGGTATCGCGCTGTTCGTCTACGCCGGTTTGATGGTGCTGACGTTCTTCGGCTTTGCCCACACCCCGACCGGTTTCGTACCGGCCCAGGACAAGCAGTACCTGGTGGCGTTCGCCCAACTGCCCGACGCCGCGAGCCTGGACCGTACCGAAAACGTGATGAAGCGCATGTCTGACATTGCGCTGAAGCAGCCCGGCGTGGAAGCTGCGATTGCCTTCCCGGGTCTGTCGATCAATGGCTTCACCAACAGCCCGAACAGCGGCATCGTGTTCGTCACCTTGAAGCCCTTCGATGAGCGCAAAGATGCGAGCATGTCCGCCGGGGCGATTGCCGGTGCGTTGAATGGCCAATACGCCAATATCGAAGAAGCCTACATGGCGATCTTCCCGCCGCCACCGGTACAGGGCCTGGGCACGATCGGCGGGTTCCGCCTGCAGATCGAAGACCGTGGCAACCTGGGCTATGACGAACTGTACAAAGAAGTGCAGAACGTGATCACCAAGAGCCGCAGCGTGCCGGAACTGTTCGGCCTGTTCACCAGCTACACGGTCAACGTGCCCCAGGTCGATGCCGCCATCGACCGGGAAAAGGCCAAGACCCACGGCGTGGCGATCAGCGACATCTTCGACACCCTGCAGGTCTACCTGGGCTCGCTGTATGCCAACGACTTCAACCGTTTCGGGCGCACTTATCAGGTCAACGTGCAGGCTGAGCAACAGTTCCGCCAGGACGCCGACCAGATCGGCCAGCTCAAAGTGCGCAACAACAAAGGCGAGATGATCCCGCTGGCGACCTTTATCAAGGTCAGCGACACCTCCGGGCCGGACCGCGTGATGCACTACAACGGCTTTATCACCGCTGAAATCAACGGCAACGCCGCACCGGGCTACAGCTCGGGCCAGGCCCAGGCCGCGATTGAAAAACTGCTGAAAGAGGAACTGCCCAACGGCATGACCTACGAGTGGACCGACCTGACCTATCAGCAAATCCTCTCGGGCAACACCGCGCTGTTCGTGTTCCCGCTCTGCGTACTGCTGGCGTTCCTGGTACTGGCCGCCCAATACGAAAGCTGGAGCCTGCCGCTGGCGGTGATTTTGATCGTACCGATGACGCTGCTGTCGGCCATTACCGGGGTGATCATCTCGGGCGGCGACAACAACATCTTCACCCAGATAGGCCTGATCGTGCTGGTGGGCCTGGCCTGTAAGAACGCGATTCTGATCGTCGAATTCGCCAAGGACAAACAACAGGAAGGCCTCGACCCGCTCGCTGCGGTACTGGAAGCCTGCCGCCTGCGTCTACGGCCGATCCTGATGACCTCCTTCGCCTTCATCATGGGTGTGGTGCCCTTGGTGCTCTCCAGCGGTGCGGGTGCCGAGATGCGTCATGCCATGGGCGTGGCGGTGTTCTCCGGGATGATCGGGGTGACCTTCTTCGGTCTATTGCTGACGCCGGTGTTCTACGTATTGATCCGGCGCTATGTGGAGCGCAGCGAAGCGCGCAAAGCGGCCAAGGCCCTGAAGCTGGAGACACAGCAATGA
- the mexE gene encoding multidrug efflux RND transporter periplasmic adaptor subunit MexE, translated as MEQSLKHLRLPLAILAVVVMSACGKSPEQAAAMPAAKVSVAKVLEQPVNEWDEFTGRLEAPETVQIRPRVSGQIDQVAFTEGALVKKGDVLFQIDPRPFQAEVRRLEAQLAQTKAAATRSDNEAQRGERLRQSNAISAELADSRTTAAQEARAAVAGIQAQLDLAKLNLSFTRVTSPISGRVSRAEITAGNLVTADVTALTSVVSTDKVYAYFDADERVYLKYTELARQGRRGATTPVYLGLSNETGNPHLGQMNFVDNQVNPATGTIRGRAVFDNSKGEFTPGLYARLKLVGSGTYSAVLINDEAVGTDLGKKFVLVMDGDKPAYRAVELGPKIEGLRIVRNGLNKDDTIIVKGLQRVRPGSPVAPETIPMASKETLAALAQQRQALEASNLEQVAPDKAAPKLAAVATPRG; from the coding sequence ATGGAACAGTCACTCAAACATTTGCGCTTGCCCCTGGCGATTCTGGCCGTGGTGGTGATGAGCGCGTGCGGCAAGTCCCCGGAACAAGCAGCTGCCATGCCTGCGGCGAAAGTCAGTGTGGCCAAGGTGCTTGAGCAGCCAGTCAACGAGTGGGACGAGTTCACCGGCCGCCTGGAAGCACCGGAAACCGTACAGATCCGTCCGCGCGTGTCGGGCCAGATTGACCAAGTCGCTTTCACCGAAGGCGCTTTGGTCAAGAAAGGCGACGTGCTGTTCCAGATCGACCCGCGTCCGTTCCAGGCTGAAGTGCGTCGCCTTGAGGCCCAGCTGGCTCAAACCAAAGCCGCCGCCACCCGCAGTGATAACGAAGCCCAACGTGGCGAGCGCCTGCGCCAGAGCAACGCGATCTCCGCCGAACTGGCCGACTCGCGCACCACCGCCGCCCAGGAAGCCCGCGCCGCCGTCGCCGGGATCCAGGCGCAGTTGGACCTGGCCAAACTGAACCTGAGTTTTACCCGTGTCACCTCCCCCATCAGCGGCCGGGTCAGCCGTGCCGAAATCACCGCCGGCAACCTGGTAACCGCCGATGTGACGGCGCTGACCAGCGTGGTCTCCACCGATAAGGTCTACGCCTACTTCGACGCCGACGAGCGCGTGTACCTCAAGTACACCGAGCTGGCGCGTCAGGGCCGCCGCGGCGCCACCACGCCGGTGTACCTGGGCCTGTCCAACGAAACCGGCAACCCGCACCTGGGCCAGATGAACTTTGTCGACAACCAGGTCAACCCGGCCACCGGCACCATCCGAGGCCGCGCGGTGTTCGATAACAGCAAGGGCGAATTCACGCCCGGTCTGTATGCGCGCCTGAAGCTGGTTGGCAGCGGCACCTACTCCGCCGTGCTGATCAACGACGAGGCCGTGGGCACGGACCTTGGCAAGAAGTTCGTGCTGGTGATGGACGGCGACAAGCCGGCGTACCGCGCCGTGGAACTGGGGCCGAAGATCGAAGGGCTGCGAATCGTGCGCAACGGCCTGAACAAGGACGACACCATTATCGTCAAGGGCCTGCAACGCGTGCGTCCAGGTTCGCCGGTCGCGCCGGAAACCATTCCGATGGCCAGCAAGGAAACCCTCGCCGCCTTGGCCCAACAACGACAAGCGCTTGAAGCCAGCAACCTGGAGCAAGTGGCGCCGGATAAAGCCGCGCCCAAACTCGCAGCCGTTGCGACTCCACGCGGTTAA
- the gabP gene encoding GABA permease, whose product MNSPISKDSNGQLAQGFKPRHVTMLSIAGIIGAGLFVGSGHAIAAAGPAVMLAYLFSGLLVVLVMRMLGEMAVANPDTGSFSTYADQAIGRWAGFTIGWLYWWFWVLVIPIEALAAGHILNQWIPQIDAWLFALLSIFLLVITNLFSVSKYGEFEFWFAMAKVIAIIGFIGLGGAVLMGWIPEREASGLSTLMQEHGGFAPNGLSAVVGAFITIMFSFIGTEAVTIAAAESDNPAQNIARATRSVMWRIGVFYVLSIFVVISVVPWNDPLLASVGSYQRALELMNIPHAKILVDVVVLIAVASCMNSSIYIASRMLYSLGKRGDAPMLMKKTSAASVPRAAVVASTVLGAGVTLLSYFMPAGLFQFLLASSGAIALVVYLVIAVSQLRMRKILQRRNTPLTFKMWLFPWLTWVVIAFICAALGVMLFTPEHRLEVSSTIGLALLISLVGVLTARQPDLVRKPMPIASRP is encoded by the coding sequence ATGAATAGCCCGATTTCCAAGGATTCAAACGGCCAACTGGCGCAGGGGTTCAAGCCGCGGCATGTGACCATGCTCTCTATTGCAGGGATTATCGGCGCGGGGTTGTTTGTCGGCTCCGGCCACGCGATAGCGGCGGCGGGCCCGGCTGTGATGCTGGCCTATCTGTTTTCCGGACTGCTGGTGGTGTTGGTCATGCGCATGCTCGGCGAAATGGCCGTAGCCAACCCCGACACCGGTTCGTTCTCCACGTACGCCGACCAGGCAATCGGGCGCTGGGCCGGGTTCACCATTGGTTGGCTGTATTGGTGGTTCTGGGTGCTGGTGATTCCCATCGAAGCCCTGGCCGCCGGGCATATCCTCAATCAGTGGATTCCCCAGATCGACGCTTGGCTGTTTGCCTTGTTGTCGATCTTTTTGTTGGTGATTACCAACCTGTTCAGCGTCTCCAAGTACGGCGAGTTCGAGTTCTGGTTTGCCATGGCCAAGGTCATCGCGATCATCGGCTTTATCGGCCTGGGCGGGGCGGTGTTGATGGGCTGGATTCCCGAGCGGGAAGCCAGCGGCCTGAGCACGCTGATGCAGGAACATGGCGGTTTTGCGCCCAACGGGCTGTCGGCGGTGGTCGGGGCCTTCATCACCATCATGTTCAGTTTCATCGGCACCGAGGCCGTCACGATTGCCGCGGCCGAGTCCGATAACCCCGCGCAGAACATTGCCCGGGCGACCCGCTCGGTGATGTGGCGCATCGGCGTGTTTTACGTGTTGTCGATCTTCGTGGTGATTTCCGTGGTGCCGTGGAATGACCCGCTGCTGGCCTCGGTGGGCTCATACCAGCGCGCGCTGGAGTTGATGAACATCCCCCACGCCAAGATCCTGGTGGACGTGGTGGTGTTGATCGCCGTGGCCAGTTGCATGAACTCCTCGATCTACATTGCCTCGCGCATGCTGTATTCCCTGGGCAAGCGCGGGGATGCGCCGATGCTGATGAAAAAAACCTCGGCCGCAAGCGTGCCAAGGGCGGCCGTGGTCGCCAGTACCGTGCTCGGGGCCGGCGTGACGTTGCTCAGTTATTTCATGCCGGCCGGGCTGTTCCAGTTTCTGTTGGCCAGTTCGGGGGCCATTGCGCTGGTGGTGTACCTGGTGATTGCCGTTTCGCAACTGCGCATGCGCAAGATCCTGCAACGACGCAATACCCCGCTGACTTTCAAGATGTGGTTGTTCCCCTGGCTGACGTGGGTGGTCATCGCCTTCATTTGCGCGGCCTTGGGGGTGATGCTGTTCACGCCCGAGCATCGTCTTGAGGTGTCGTCGACCATCGGACTGGCGTTGTTGATCTCCCTGGTCGGCGTGCTCACCGCGCGGCAACCCGACCTCGTGCGCAAACCGATGCCCATCGCCTCGCGGCCATGA
- a CDS encoding GlxA family transcriptional regulator: MSVRPVTRVVFVLLDQFTLISLASAVEPLRMANQLSGQELYRWHTASCDGHPVWASDGMPITPDGSIDNAPPADIVFVCGGTGIQSTVTGELVKWLRAQARYSKRLGGICTGSWVLARAGLLDGFECSVHWEWLAAMQEAFPRVTLSASVFTLDRDRLTSSGGTAPMDMMLHVIGRDHGHELSAAISDMFVYERMRNEQDHQRVPLKHMLGTQQPKLQEIVALMEANLEEPINLDQLAEYVALSRRQLERMFQKYLRCSPSRYYLRLRLIRARQLLKQTPISIVELAVLCGFVSTPHFSKCYREYFGVPPSDERLVTTDERVVALKPIIQTVPAPMPMSALEQARGESTFASVKNLKS; this comes from the coding sequence ATGAGCGTTCGCCCCGTCACCCGCGTGGTGTTTGTGTTGCTGGATCAGTTCACGCTGATCTCATTGGCCTCTGCGGTGGAGCCGCTGCGTATGGCCAACCAGCTGTCGGGCCAGGAGCTCTACCGTTGGCATACCGCCAGCTGCGACGGTCACCCGGTATGGGCCAGCGATGGCATGCCGATCACCCCCGACGGGTCAATAGACAACGCGCCGCCCGCCGATATCGTGTTTGTCTGTGGCGGTACCGGGATTCAAAGCACCGTGACCGGCGAACTGGTTAAGTGGCTGCGCGCCCAGGCACGTTATTCCAAGCGCCTGGGTGGCATCTGCACCGGCAGTTGGGTATTGGCGCGGGCAGGGCTGCTCGACGGTTTTGAATGCAGCGTGCATTGGGAGTGGCTGGCCGCCATGCAGGAAGCCTTCCCACGGGTGACCCTCAGTGCCAGCGTGTTCACCCTCGACCGTGATCGCCTGACCAGTTCCGGCGGCACTGCGCCCATGGACATGATGCTGCACGTGATCGGGCGTGATCATGGACACGAACTATCAGCGGCCATCTCCGACATGTTCGTGTACGAGCGCATGCGCAATGAACAAGACCACCAGCGCGTGCCGCTCAAGCACATGCTCGGCACGCAGCAACCGAAGTTGCAGGAAATCGTCGCGCTGATGGAAGCCAACCTCGAGGAACCGATCAACCTCGACCAGTTGGCGGAGTATGTGGCCCTGTCGCGCCGTCAGCTCGAGCGGATGTTCCAGAAGTACTTGCGCTGCTCACCGTCACGCTACTACCTCAGGCTGCGGCTGATCCGTGCGCGTCAGTTGCTCAAGCAAACCCCCATCTCCATCGTAGAGCTGGCGGTGCTCTGCGGCTTTGTGTCCACGCCGCACTTTTCCAAATGCTACCGCGAGTACTTTGGCGTGCCCCCCAGCGACGAACGCCTGGTGACCACGGATGAGCGCGTTGTCGCGCTCAAACCCATCATTCAGACGGTGCCGGCACCCATGCCGATGAGTGCGTTGGAGCAGGCGCGCGGGGAGTCGACATTTGCCAGTGTGAAAAACCTGAAGTCCTGA
- a CDS encoding methyl-accepting chemotaxis protein translates to MPIWAKQVESSRHQTEEAIVSLADRFTGIATRLQETVQASQHAAGELDGQAADGALEVLARSDSELSQVINSLKATQTSRDQTLAQVRSLTAYTGELRTMAADVAAIAAQTNLLALNAAIEAARAGEAGRGFAVVADAVRSLSSKSSETGQQMSAKVDIINNAITQLVQAASSSADQDSHSVAESENSIQLVLERFQNITGRLADSANLLKQESYGIRDEMTEVLVNLQFQDRVSQILSHVRDNIHALHDHLQQAHQAPDQVVAVDARQWLARMEATYATDEQRRLHHGEAAVQQNSQDITFF, encoded by the coding sequence ATGCCGATCTGGGCCAAACAGGTGGAAAGTTCGCGGCATCAGACCGAAGAAGCGATTGTGAGCCTGGCCGACCGATTCACCGGGATCGCCACACGCTTGCAGGAAACCGTGCAAGCCTCGCAACACGCCGCCGGTGAATTGGACGGCCAGGCCGCCGACGGTGCGCTCGAAGTGCTGGCGCGCAGTGACAGCGAACTGAGCCAGGTGATCAATTCACTCAAGGCCACTCAAACCAGCCGTGACCAGACCCTGGCCCAGGTGCGCAGCCTCACGGCCTATACCGGCGAGCTGCGCACCATGGCCGCCGATGTGGCGGCGATTGCCGCGCAAACCAACCTGCTGGCGCTCAACGCCGCCATCGAAGCGGCACGTGCCGGAGAGGCCGGTCGCGGCTTCGCGGTGGTGGCTGACGCGGTGCGCAGCCTGTCGAGCAAGTCCAGTGAAACCGGCCAGCAGATGTCGGCCAAGGTCGACATCATCAATAACGCCATCACGCAGTTGGTGCAGGCCGCTTCCAGCAGTGCCGACCAGGACAGCCACTCGGTGGCAGAGTCCGAAAACAGTATTCAATTGGTGCTCGAGCGCTTCCAGAACATCACCGGGCGCCTGGCCGACTCCGCCAACCTGCTCAAGCAGGAAAGCTACGGCATCCGTGACGAGATGACCGAGGTGTTGGTCAACCTGCAATTCCAGGATCGGGTCAGCCAGATCCTCAGCCACGTACGCGACAACATCCACGCCCTGCATGACCACCTGCAGCAGGCGCACCAGGCCCCGGACCAGGTGGTAGCCGTCGACGCCCGGCAGTGGCTGGCGCGGATGGAGGCCACCTATGCCACCGACGAGCAGCGTCGCCTCCATCATGGCGAGGCGGCGGTGCAGCAGAATTCTCAAGACATCACCTTTTTTTAG
- a CDS encoding response regulator, with amino-acid sequence MAKNVLVVDDSSSVRQVVGIALKSAGYDVIEASDGKDALSKLTGQKVHLIISDVNMPNMDGITFVKEVKKLANYKFTPIIMLTTESQESKKAEGQAAGAKAWVVKPFQPAQMLAAVSKLILP; translated from the coding sequence ATGGCGAAGAACGTATTAGTGGTCGACGACTCCAGCAGTGTGCGGCAGGTGGTCGGCATTGCCTTGAAAAGCGCCGGTTATGACGTCATCGAGGCCAGCGACGGCAAGGATGCCCTGAGCAAGCTGACCGGGCAGAAAGTGCACCTGATCATCAGTGACGTGAACATGCCCAACATGGACGGCATTACCTTCGTCAAAGAGGTCAAGAAGCTGGCCAACTACAAGTTCACCCCGATCATCATGCTGACCACCGAGTCCCAGGAGTCGAAGAAGGCCGAGGGTCAGGCCGCCGGCGCCAAGGCGTGGGTGGTCAAGCCGTTTCAGCCGGCGCAGATGCTGGCCGCAGTGTCCAAACTGATCCTGCCTTGA
- a CDS encoding lipid asymmetry maintenance protein MlaB produces the protein MPITTEVLDDTARVRIDGELTIYTVAELAAALLPQMGATPRLELDLSQVTEMDGAGLQLLAVLEREAGIAGTALSVTGQSQAVMQALQLCRSAAS, from the coding sequence ATGCCGATAACCACTGAAGTGCTCGATGACACCGCCCGCGTGCGCATTGACGGCGAGCTGACGATCTACACGGTGGCGGAACTGGCGGCTGCACTGCTGCCGCAGATGGGGGCCACGCCCCGCCTGGAACTGGACCTGTCACAGGTCACGGAAATGGATGGCGCCGGTCTGCAGTTACTCGCGGTGCTTGAGCGTGAGGCGGGCATTGCCGGTACTGCCTTAAGCGTGACCGGCCAAAGCCAGGCGGTCATGCAGGCGCTCCAACTGTGTCGTAGCGCGGCCTCATAG
- a CDS encoding chemotaxis protein CheA translates to MSINLDQAQQTFIVEARELLQAMEQSLLQLESEPDNSDAIGAIFRAAHTIKGSAGLFGLEPVVGFTHIVEDVLDRLRDGSVAVDAALIAVLLKSGDHMLELIEVVANRGEALTPEALEREALLREALRAFQAQDVATPTAEVAVTDAGPSADVLWHISLRFGVDVFRNGMDPLSFLRYLETLGQLLQVATLTDTLPPLDRWDPESCYLGFEIELRSSASHATLNEVFDFVRDDCEVHIRAVEQVPGTLVAIASDVAGQSEQNLVATAPQRAPANSETKSRDGNYVRVNADKLDELINLVGELVIASAGASLLARSCNNDPLQEATSTVSGLVEEILDGALHLRMIPIGDTFNRFRRVVRDISQELGKDIELIISGAETELDKTVVEKIGDPLMHLLRNAMDHGIESADARRAAGKPAKGHLSLNAYHDSGNIVIEIADDGAGLNRERILQKAQERGLVASGAVLTDQEIYNLIFEPGFSTAEAVTNLSGRGVGMDVVKRNITLLRGTVDLDSRPGQGTVVRIRLPLTLAIINGFLVGIDQSTYVIPLDMVQECIELDERQRQSSRDNGYLDLRGEVLPLVDLRDHFSHEGPAARRQNVVVVRYAEHKAGLVVDDLLGEFQTVIKPLGKLFGALRGISGSTILGSGAVALILDVPALLNQIVQLEARTPQAPQSPPVVAR, encoded by the coding sequence GTGAGCATCAATCTCGATCAGGCACAGCAGACATTCATCGTTGAGGCGCGCGAGCTGTTGCAGGCCATGGAGCAATCCCTGCTGCAACTGGAAAGCGAGCCTGACAACAGCGATGCCATTGGTGCGATTTTCCGCGCCGCGCACACCATCAAGGGTTCCGCGGGGCTGTTCGGCCTTGAGCCGGTGGTGGGCTTTACGCATATTGTCGAGGACGTACTCGACCGCTTGCGCGACGGCAGTGTCGCCGTGGACGCCGCGCTGATCGCCGTGCTGCTCAAGAGCGGCGACCACATGCTCGAGTTGATCGAGGTCGTCGCCAATCGGGGCGAAGCACTAACGCCTGAGGCTCTCGAACGTGAGGCGTTATTGCGTGAGGCGCTGCGCGCGTTTCAGGCACAGGACGTCGCCACGCCAACGGCCGAGGTAGCGGTGACCGATGCAGGCCCATCCGCTGACGTGCTGTGGCACATCTCCCTGCGCTTCGGTGTGGATGTGTTCCGCAATGGCATGGACCCGCTGTCATTTCTGCGTTACCTCGAAACGTTGGGGCAGTTGCTGCAGGTCGCTACCCTGACGGACACCCTCCCTCCGCTGGATCGCTGGGACCCGGAAAGCTGCTACCTGGGGTTCGAGATCGAACTGCGTTCGAGCGCCAGCCACGCCACCCTCAACGAAGTGTTCGACTTCGTGCGTGACGACTGTGAGGTGCACATCCGTGCCGTCGAGCAAGTGCCGGGCACTCTGGTGGCCATCGCCAGCGACGTGGCTGGCCAGAGCGAGCAAAACTTGGTGGCGACCGCGCCGCAACGCGCGCCGGCGAACAGCGAGACGAAAAGCCGCGACGGCAATTACGTGCGGGTCAACGCCGACAAGCTCGACGAGTTGATCAACCTGGTCGGCGAATTGGTGATCGCCAGCGCCGGCGCAAGTCTGCTGGCGCGCTCTTGCAACAACGACCCTTTGCAGGAGGCCACCTCGACCGTGTCCGGGCTGGTGGAAGAGATCCTTGATGGCGCCCTGCATTTGCGCATGATCCCCATCGGTGACACGTTCAACCGTTTTCGCCGCGTGGTACGCGATATCAGCCAGGAACTGGGCAAGGACATCGAGCTGATCATCAGCGGCGCGGAAACCGAACTGGACAAAACCGTGGTCGAGAAGATTGGTGACCCGCTGATGCACCTGCTGCGCAACGCCATGGACCACGGTATCGAAAGCGCCGACGCACGGCGTGCCGCCGGTAAGCCGGCCAAGGGCCATTTGAGCCTCAATGCCTACCATGACTCGGGCAACATCGTCATTGAAATCGCCGACGACGGCGCCGGGCTCAACCGCGAGCGTATTCTGCAAAAGGCCCAGGAGCGCGGGTTGGTCGCCAGCGGCGCGGTGCTGACCGACCAGGAGATCTACAACCTGATCTTCGAGCCGGGGTTCTCGACCGCCGAGGCGGTGACCAACCTGTCCGGGCGTGGCGTCGGCATGGACGTGGTCAAACGCAATATCACCTTGCTGCGCGGCACCGTCGACCTGGACAGCCGTCCCGGCCAGGGCACTGTGGTGCGCATTCGCCTGCCCCTGACCCTGGCGATCATCAATGGCTTCCTGGTCGGCATCGACCAATCCACCTACGTGATTCCCCTGGACATGGTCCAGGAATGTATCGAACTGGATGAACGCCAGCGCCAGTCCAGCCGTGACAACGGTTACCTGGACTTGCGGGGCGAGGTGCTGCCGCTGGTGGACCTGCGCGATCACTTCAGCCACGAAGGGCCGGCGGCGCGCCGTCAGAACGTGGTGGTGGTGCGCTACGCCGAGCACAAGGCCGGGCTGGTGGTGGATGACCTGCTCGGTGAATTCCAGACCGTGATCAAACCCCTGGGCAAGTTGTTCGGCGCACTGCGCGGCATCAGCGGCTCGACCATATTGGGCAGCGGTGCCGTGGCCCTGATCCTGGATGTCCCGGCACTGCTCAACCAAATCGTACAACTGGAAGCCCGCACGCCCCAGGCGCCTCAGTCGCCGCCGGTCGTCGCTCGCTGA